The Flavobacterium marginilacus genome window below encodes:
- a CDS encoding M3 family metallopeptidase, whose translation MNNPLLQKSTLQYQAPAFDLFKNEHFKPAFEFGLKKQEEELLKITNNPAKPTFQNTVLALELSGADLTRASSVFYNLTGSNTNPDLQKLEQEYAPIFAVNRDKIFLNSKLYQRFKAISLSSLKGEDKKLTEDYLLKFELAGANLSEADKEKMKAINSELAILGTTFGNKLLTARKNGAVLFDSPADLDGLSIQEIEAAKAQATAAGKDGKYLISLQNTTQQPVLQNLTNRASREKIYKASWTRSEKNDEGDTRTTLEKIARLRLQKAQLMGKKSFAEWKIQDQMAKTPDNAMKILSEIAAPAVIKAKQEAIEIQAIIDAQNGGFKLAPWDWDFYAEQVRKAKYDLDDSQIKPYFEIKTVLEKGVFYAANQMYGITFKERKDLPVYHPDVVVYEVFDNDGKSMAIYYLDFYTRDNKRGGAWMNSFVKQSHYLKQKPVIVNVYNFEKPVNGNPSLISFSNVNTMFHEFGHTLHGLFANQQYASLSGTSVPRDFVEFPSQINEHAALDPNILKNYALHYETKKVIPQELIDKIKKSETFNSGYSVTELMAASTLDMAWHSVTNEADFKSALEFETEALKKYGLLVDEVPTRYHSPYFAHIFSGGYSAGYYAYTWSKTLDYNVYDWIKAHGGMTRENGERFRKYILSVGNSVDLNKAFKDFVGHDMEVKPYLENEGL comes from the coding sequence ATGAATAATCCCTTATTACAAAAAAGCACATTGCAATATCAAGCTCCTGCTTTTGATTTATTTAAAAATGAACATTTTAAGCCAGCATTTGAGTTCGGTTTAAAAAAACAAGAGGAGGAATTGTTAAAAATCACTAACAATCCAGCAAAACCAACTTTTCAAAATACTGTTTTGGCTTTAGAATTAAGTGGAGCTGATCTGACTCGTGCAAGCTCAGTTTTTTATAATTTGACAGGTTCTAATACTAATCCTGATCTTCAAAAATTAGAACAGGAATATGCACCAATCTTTGCAGTAAATAGAGATAAAATTTTTTTAAATAGTAAGTTGTATCAACGTTTTAAAGCAATCAGTTTATCAAGTTTAAAAGGAGAAGATAAAAAATTAACTGAAGATTATTTGTTGAAATTTGAATTGGCGGGAGCAAATTTATCCGAAGCTGACAAAGAAAAAATGAAAGCGATTAATAGTGAATTGGCAATTTTAGGAACGACCTTCGGAAATAAATTATTAACGGCAAGAAAGAATGGAGCTGTTTTGTTTGATTCTCCTGCAGATTTAGATGGATTAAGTATTCAAGAAATTGAAGCGGCCAAAGCTCAGGCGACGGCAGCTGGCAAGGATGGTAAATATTTGATTAGTTTGCAAAACACTACGCAACAGCCTGTTTTGCAAAATTTAACAAATAGAGCTTCTCGAGAAAAAATATATAAAGCTTCTTGGACAAGGTCGGAGAAAAATGATGAAGGAGATACGAGAACTACTCTAGAAAAGATCGCACGTCTGCGTTTACAAAAAGCGCAATTAATGGGGAAAAAGAGTTTCGCTGAATGGAAAATTCAAGACCAAATGGCAAAAACACCAGATAACGCAATGAAGATTTTGTCCGAAATTGCTGCCCCGGCAGTGATTAAAGCAAAACAAGAAGCGATTGAAATCCAGGCAATTATTGATGCTCAAAATGGTGGTTTTAAATTAGCGCCTTGGGATTGGGATTTTTATGCTGAACAAGTGCGTAAAGCTAAATATGATTTAGATGACAGCCAGATAAAACCGTATTTCGAAATAAAGACAGTCCTCGAAAAAGGTGTGTTTTATGCTGCTAATCAAATGTATGGTATCACTTTTAAAGAGCGTAAAGATTTACCAGTCTATCATCCAGATGTAGTAGTTTATGAAGTTTTTGATAATGACGGAAAATCAATGGCTATTTATTACTTAGATTTTTATACACGAGATAATAAAAGAGGAGGTGCGTGGATGAATAGTTTTGTAAAACAGTCTCATTATTTAAAGCAGAAACCAGTAATTGTAAATGTTTATAATTTTGAGAAACCCGTAAACGGAAATCCATCTTTGATTAGTTTTAGTAATGTGAATACTATGTTTCACGAGTTCGGACATACCTTACACGGACTTTTTGCAAATCAGCAGTATGCCTCACTTTCAGGTACAAGTGTGCCAAGAGATTTTGTAGAGTTTCCTTCACAAATTAATGAACACGCGGCGTTAGATCCAAATATTCTTAAAAATTATGCTTTACATTATGAAACTAAAAAAGTAATTCCACAAGAATTAATTGATAAAATCAAAAAATCTGAAACCTTTAACTCGGGTTATAGTGTTACTGAATTGATGGCGGCATCTACTCTTGACATGGCTTGGCATAGCGTAACTAATGAAGCAGATTTTAAATCAGCTTTAGAATTTGAAACGGAAGCATTAAAAAAATATGGTCTTTTGGTTGATGAAGTTCCAACACGTTATCATAGTCCTTATTTTGCACACATTTTTAGTGGAGGTTATTCGGCGGGTTATTATGCTTATACTTGGTCGAAAACTTTAGATTATAATGTTTATGACTGGATTAAAGCACATGGAGGAATGACTCGTGAAAATGGAGAACGTTTCCGTAAATATATTTTATCTGTTGGTAATAGTGTAGATTTGAATAAAGCTTTCAAAGATTTTGTTGGTCATGATATGGAAGTAAAACCTTATCTTGAAAATGAGGGTTTGTAA
- the rplS gene encoding 50S ribosomal protein L19: MADLLKFVQDEFVTRKDFPVFGAGDTITVFYEIKEGEKTRTQFFKGVVIQRRGSGNTETFTIRKMSGAIGVERIFPVNLPALQKIEINKKGAVRRARIFYFRELTGKKAKIRDKRR; this comes from the coding sequence ATGGCAGATTTATTGAAATTCGTTCAAGACGAATTCGTAACAAGAAAAGATTTCCCTGTATTCGGAGCTGGAGACACAATCACAGTTTTCTACGAAATTAAAGAGGGTGAAAAAACAAGAACACAGTTTTTTAAAGGTGTTGTTATTCAAAGAAGAGGATCTGGAAACACTGAAACTTTTACAATCCGTAAAATGTCAGGAGCAATTGGAGTTGAGCGTATCTTCCCAGTTAACTTACCAGCTTTGCAAAAAATTGAAATCAACAAGAAAGGTGCTGTACGTAGAGCTAGAATTTTCTACTTCAGAGAACTTACTGGTAAAAAAGCTAAAATTAGAGATAAAAGAAGATAG
- the trmD gene encoding tRNA (guanosine(37)-N1)-methyltransferase TrmD, translated as MRIDIITVLPELLRSPFEASIMKRAIDKGLVTVHFHNLRDYTTNKQKSVDDYPFGGGAGMVMTIQPIDACITHLKSERTYDEIIYMSPDGETLNQKMANTMSMYENIIILCGHYKGVDQRVRDHFITKEISIGDYVLSGGELGALVLSDALIRLIPGVLSDETSALTDSFQDGLLSGPIYTRPADYKGWKVPDVLLSGHFAKIDKWREDTAYEHTKNRRPDLLND; from the coding sequence ATGAGAATTGATATTATAACCGTATTACCTGAATTATTAAGAAGTCCCTTCGAAGCTTCGATTATGAAACGTGCCATAGATAAAGGATTGGTAACCGTTCATTTTCACAATTTAAGAGATTATACAACTAATAAGCAAAAAAGTGTAGACGATTATCCTTTTGGCGGCGGTGCAGGGATGGTTATGACTATTCAGCCGATAGATGCCTGTATCACTCATTTGAAAAGTGAAAGAACTTACGACGAAATCATCTATATGTCTCCCGATGGTGAAACGCTAAACCAAAAAATGGCCAATACTATGTCGATGTATGAAAACATTATCATTTTATGCGGGCATTATAAAGGAGTGGATCAGCGCGTGCGTGATCATTTTATTACCAAAGAAATCTCAATAGGTGATTATGTTTTATCGGGCGGCGAATTAGGTGCTCTCGTTCTGTCTGATGCCTTAATCCGATTAATACCTGGTGTATTAAGCGATGAAACCTCAGCATTGACAGACAGTTTTCAGGACGGCCTCCTTTCTGGACCAATTTACACCCGTCCAGCTGATTACAAAGGCTGGAAAGTTCCGGATGTTCTATTGAGCGGTCATTTTGCAAAAATTGACAAATGGAGAGAGGACACTGCCTACGAACACACTAAGAACAGAAGACCCGATTTATTAAATGATTAA